The following proteins are co-located in the Pedobacter sp. FW305-3-2-15-E-R2A2 genome:
- a CDS encoding M20/M25/M40 family metallo-hydrolase, translating to MKKTIYTLFALFLAQQTWAQDIDKIITKPYVDRLIKTLSSDEMQGRATFSPGIDKAASFIAAEFKSIGLKPLEGKTFRQSFFQQKLKPISTKVTIDGKEIAASNVLVYGNTVESLVFDKANSAGWTKLDPEKPLMGQIRTLSKENKNQLVLVDPKFAESFNRVRDYLAGGTDLDEKKVNEPSAALVLVMGEETVANDFKVEVKSKLEKLSLFNVAGVIPGKSKAKELVVFSGHYDHLGIIKGDGQDSIANGADDDASGTTAMIALAKYYKKLNNNERTLIFVAFTAEEIGGFGAKHFSQKLNPDDVVAMFNIEMIGKDSKFGKNTAFITGFDKSDFGKILQKNLEGTEFTFHPDPYPQQNLFYRSDNATLAALGVPAHTISTDQIDSDKFYHTVKDEYETLDSDNILSTIKGIAKSAISIIKGIDTPTRIPKLSN from the coding sequence ATGAAAAAAACAATTTACACCTTATTCGCATTGTTCCTTGCCCAGCAGACATGGGCACAGGATATTGATAAAATCATTACCAAGCCCTATGTAGACCGCTTAATCAAAACGCTGAGCAGCGATGAAATGCAAGGCCGGGCAACCTTCTCTCCGGGGATTGACAAAGCAGCTAGCTTCATAGCGGCAGAGTTTAAAAGCATAGGCTTAAAACCACTGGAAGGAAAAACTTTCAGACAATCGTTCTTTCAGCAAAAACTAAAACCAATCAGCACTAAGGTTACCATTGATGGGAAAGAAATCGCTGCATCAAATGTGCTCGTTTACGGGAATACGGTAGAAAGCCTCGTCTTTGATAAGGCCAACAGTGCCGGATGGACAAAGCTTGATCCTGAAAAACCTCTTATGGGCCAGATCAGAACCCTAAGCAAAGAGAACAAAAACCAATTGGTATTGGTAGATCCCAAATTTGCCGAGTCGTTTAACCGTGTCAGAGATTACCTGGCCGGTGGCACAGATCTGGATGAAAAGAAAGTAAACGAACCTTCGGCCGCATTGGTATTGGTCATGGGAGAAGAAACGGTTGCCAATGATTTTAAAGTAGAGGTAAAGAGCAAACTGGAAAAGCTTTCCTTATTTAACGTAGCAGGGGTTATTCCCGGGAAATCAAAAGCCAAAGAGCTCGTTGTTTTTTCTGGTCATTATGACCATTTAGGAATCATCAAAGGCGATGGTCAGGACAGTATCGCCAATGGCGCCGATGATGATGCATCCGGAACAACTGCAATGATTGCACTGGCAAAATATTACAAAAAGTTAAACAATAACGAGCGCACTTTAATCTTTGTGGCGTTTACAGCAGAAGAAATCGGCGGCTTCGGTGCAAAACATTTTTCACAAAAGCTAAACCCTGACGACGTGGTTGCGATGTTTAATATTGAAATGATTGGAAAGGACAGCAAGTTTGGAAAGAATACTGCTTTTATCACAGGATTTGATAAATCTGACTTTGGTAAGATTCTTCAGAAAAATCTGGAAGGCACAGAATTCACTTTCCATCCGGATCCCTATCCACAGCAAAACCTTTTCTATAGAAGCGACAATGCAACCTTAGCCGCACTAGGCGTTCCTGCACATACGATCAGCACTGATCAGATCGACAGCGATAAATTCTATCATACGGTAAAAGACGAATATGAAACACTCGATTCGGATAACATCCTATCTACCATAAAAGGAATTGCCAAGAGTGCAATCAGCATTATAAAAGGAATTGATACCCCTACCAGAATCCCAAAATTGAGTAATTAA
- a CDS encoding PDZ domain-containing protein, translated as MTFIKPNKLTFLAATALSVCMTMGVALTAAAQQETLLIRSPAVSANNLAFVYGGDIWISGKDGSNPRRLTVNPAVEQNPLFSPDGKQIAFTGNYDGNTDVYVISIEGGAPKRVTFHPNEDLLRGWIGNDQLYFTSTRDFRFALSPRLHKVNLDGTGEQPLPMPEAVQGSPSPDGRYWAYIKNTDPTERARVAFKRYRGGGMPQIWIFDTKTNHTEIIPGPGSNNVKPQWLGNKVYFLSDRDLTMNLFSYDVSSKKTEKLTDFKDYDIRTLTAGQEALAFEQGGKAHLLETANNKVKSIAINIQADVPYKRPRYIDMASAIGNMEISPKGVRALFESRGEIFSVPKEKGDARNVSNSPGSFEKFPAWSPDGKYISYLSDKNGSYQLVLLNQVTKEAPIYISLGNMPFYYQPIWSPDSKKLAYGDTHLNLFYIDINDRKPVLVKADKDGSSPGRSYSALQPAWSPDSKWISYVATLPNAVSAAFLYNVDKASHTQVTDGMSNVNSPSFSRDGKYLFFTASTDVGLTNSGLHMSAYQRPVNYNAYALILSKKTPSLYKTESDEESVKPDEQPEKKKEEPKKGKKGKEDKSKESAAVPEKKSIEVDLADLSNRIIALPIPAGSIQGLDGSVEGQVLYFRNGELATLDLKKMETSNLVSGVNSLSISADGKSMMYSSRGNYYIVDAAKKPATSETGKVKLDGIKVLIDPAAEWKQMFNEVWKMEKDLFYVENMHGTDWPAMKVKYEKFLPYVNHRSDLSYLFNEMMGEMVVGHNYIYPGDEPNAPAVGVGMLGADYEVDNGFYKIGKIFTRLDWNPTFKAPLAEPGLNIKEGDYIVAIEGVPLTTKTSIFSLFDFKAGKQVAIKINSKPSLEGAREVVVVPVNVAQEMELRRMDWVENNRKRVDKLSNGQIAYVYMPNTGSDGYTYFNRYYFSQMDKKALLMDERNNGGGWVADYVIDLLSRELISYWAIRDGKSFTTPGNGIFGPKAMLINENAGSGGDMMPYMFKNKGLGKLVGRTTMGILVGISGYPSLIDGGSITSPNFGIYDTNGKWIIENEGVAPDIFVEQTPKDLLEGRDPQLERTVQQLQEEMKTYKYPNVARPKDPIRGH; from the coding sequence ATGACTTTTATTAAACCTAACAAACTCACCTTTCTTGCAGCCACCGCGTTATCGGTCTGCATGACCATGGGTGTCGCTTTAACCGCAGCGGCACAACAAGAAACATTATTAATCCGCAGTCCTGCTGTAAGTGCCAATAATCTGGCCTTTGTATACGGTGGTGATATCTGGATCTCTGGAAAAGATGGAAGCAATCCGAGAAGACTGACTGTAAATCCGGCGGTTGAACAGAATCCCCTATTTTCTCCTGATGGAAAGCAAATTGCATTTACCGGAAATTACGACGGAAATACAGATGTATATGTGATTTCAATCGAGGGTGGGGCGCCTAAAAGAGTAACCTTTCACCCGAATGAGGACCTCCTTAGAGGCTGGATTGGAAACGATCAATTGTACTTCACCTCGACTCGGGATTTTCGCTTTGCATTAAGTCCAAGGCTCCACAAGGTGAATCTGGATGGTACAGGAGAACAGCCTTTACCAATGCCTGAAGCCGTTCAGGGAAGCCCTTCCCCAGATGGACGTTATTGGGCATATATCAAAAATACGGACCCGACAGAACGCGCCCGGGTTGCCTTTAAACGCTATCGTGGTGGAGGAATGCCTCAAATCTGGATCTTTGATACTAAAACAAACCATACAGAAATCATTCCTGGTCCGGGCTCGAACAATGTGAAGCCACAATGGCTGGGAAACAAGGTTTATTTCCTTTCAGACAGAGATCTTACCATGAACCTGTTCAGTTATGATGTTTCCAGCAAAAAAACAGAGAAACTGACCGACTTTAAGGACTATGACATCAGAACATTAACTGCTGGTCAGGAGGCACTGGCTTTTGAACAAGGAGGGAAAGCTCACCTGTTGGAAACTGCCAATAATAAAGTAAAATCAATTGCGATCAATATCCAGGCTGATGTGCCTTATAAACGCCCGCGTTATATTGATATGGCCAGCGCCATTGGAAACATGGAGATTTCCCCAAAAGGAGTAAGGGCTTTGTTTGAAAGCCGGGGAGAAATCTTTTCTGTACCGAAAGAAAAAGGGGATGCAAGAAATGTTTCCAACTCTCCCGGTAGTTTCGAAAAATTCCCTGCCTGGTCTCCTGATGGAAAATACATCTCTTACCTTTCTGATAAAAATGGCAGCTATCAATTGGTACTGTTGAATCAGGTAACGAAAGAAGCACCAATCTATATTTCTTTAGGAAACATGCCTTTCTATTACCAACCAATCTGGTCGCCGGATAGTAAGAAACTTGCCTACGGTGATACCCACCTGAATCTTTTTTACATTGACATTAATGACAGGAAACCAGTACTGGTGAAAGCCGATAAGGACGGTTCGAGTCCTGGCAGAAGCTATAGTGCGCTGCAACCTGCCTGGTCTCCGGATTCTAAGTGGATTTCTTATGTGGCTACACTTCCAAATGCAGTAAGTGCGGCCTTTCTCTATAATGTAGATAAAGCTAGTCATACCCAGGTTACAGATGGAATGAGCAATGTAAACTCGCCAAGTTTTAGCCGTGATGGCAAATATCTTTTCTTTACCGCAAGTACAGATGTAGGGCTCACCAATAGTGGTCTGCATATGTCAGCCTATCAGCGTCCGGTAAATTACAATGCTTATGCCTTAATTCTTTCTAAAAAAACGCCTTCCCTGTATAAAACAGAGAGCGATGAAGAAAGTGTAAAGCCTGATGAACAACCGGAGAAGAAAAAAGAAGAACCCAAAAAAGGCAAAAAAGGAAAAGAAGACAAAAGCAAAGAGTCAGCTGCTGTACCTGAAAAAAAATCTATAGAAGTAGATCTTGCTGATTTAAGTAACCGGATTATCGCCTTACCTATTCCGGCAGGTAGTATTCAGGGTTTAGACGGAAGTGTTGAAGGACAGGTACTATATTTCAGAAATGGTGAGCTAGCTACGCTGGATTTAAAAAAAATGGAGACTTCGAATCTGGTCAGCGGAGTGAATAGTCTAAGCATCAGTGCGGATGGAAAATCGATGATGTACAGCTCAAGAGGGAACTACTACATTGTAGATGCCGCAAAAAAACCGGCAACATCAGAGACTGGCAAAGTAAAGCTCGATGGCATTAAAGTGTTGATTGATCCGGCTGCCGAGTGGAAACAAATGTTCAATGAGGTCTGGAAAATGGAAAAAGATCTCTTCTATGTAGAGAACATGCATGGAACGGATTGGCCGGCGATGAAAGTGAAGTATGAAAAATTCCTTCCTTATGTAAACCATCGTTCTGACCTTTCCTATTTGTTTAATGAGATGATGGGCGAAATGGTAGTTGGGCACAACTATATCTATCCAGGTGACGAGCCTAATGCGCCTGCAGTTGGCGTGGGAATGTTAGGTGCAGATTATGAGGTCGACAATGGCTTTTATAAGATAGGCAAGATCTTTACTCGCCTGGACTGGAATCCAACATTTAAAGCGCCACTTGCGGAGCCGGGATTAAACATTAAGGAAGGTGATTATATTGTTGCGATCGAAGGAGTCCCTTTAACAACAAAAACATCAATCTTTAGCCTTTTTGATTTTAAAGCAGGCAAACAGGTCGCCATAAAGATCAACAGCAAACCAAGCCTTGAAGGTGCAAGAGAAGTGGTAGTGGTACCAGTTAATGTTGCTCAGGAGATGGAATTGAGGAGAATGGATTGGGTGGAGAACAACCGCAAAAGAGTGGATAAACTGAGTAACGGACAAATTGCTTACGTATACATGCCCAATACAGGTTCTGACGGCTATACCTATTTTAACCGTTATTACTTCTCTCAGATGGATAAAAAAGCCTTGCTAATGGACGAAAGGAACAACGGAGGTGGTTGGGTTGCAGATTATGTGATCGACCTGTTGAGTCGCGAGTTAATTAGTTATTGGGCCATCAGAGACGGAAAAAGCTTTACCACTCCAGGTAATGGAATTTTCGGTCCAAAAGCAATGCTGATCAATGAGAATGCAGGTTCAGGAGGTGATATGATGCCTTATATGTTTAAAAACAAAGGATTAGGTAAACTTGTTGGCCGTACGACAATGGGCATCCTTGTAGGCATCAGTGGTTATCCGAGTCTGATAGATGGAGGAAGCATCACTTCTCCAAACTTTGGAATTTATGATACCAATGGAAAATGGATCATAGAGAATGAAGGTGTTGCTCCTGACATCTTTGTAGAACAAACACCAAAAGACCTCCTGGAAGGAAGAGACCCTCAGTTAGAGCGCACTGTTCAACAGCTTCAGGAAGAAATGAAAACTTATAAATATCCAAATGTAGCAAGACCTAAAGATCCGATCAGAGGGCATTAA
- a CDS encoding rhodanese-like domain-containing protein, whose protein sequence is MKEITVQELKAKIDNKEDFQLIDVRETFEYETSNLDGLNIPLGGILIEADQIAQDKPVIVQCRSGKRSAAAIMQLEQMLGFTNLYNLKGGILAWQEAFDPNMPVY, encoded by the coding sequence ATTAAGGAAATAACCGTTCAGGAATTAAAAGCAAAAATCGATAATAAGGAAGATTTCCAACTGATTGATGTGAGAGAAACTTTCGAATATGAAACATCGAATCTTGATGGTCTGAATATCCCTTTAGGTGGTATCCTGATTGAAGCAGATCAGATTGCTCAGGATAAACCTGTGATTGTACAATGCAGAAGTGGCAAAAGAAGTGCAGCAGCAATCATGCAGTTGGAGCAAATGTTGGGATTTACCAACTTGTACAACCTTAAAGGTGGAATCCTTGCATGGCAGGAAGCGTTTGACCCTAACATGCCTGTTTACTAA
- a CDS encoding thiamine pyrophosphokinase: MSSHHIVREKQEPALYIHHLGAFNEEYLGQLLEWSPTLIVNSSLYEKLISLGLKVDIVVNATGQDFFQENTKVIQASTNELDAVLDYLIAEKYPAVNVIDEKSNLRELGSYISEINVVVFTETEKAYAIKSGFSIWKPKGSIFHIEVVSYFETSNLKQDENGDFSVINDGFVTFNFTTPYLFVSEKL; the protein is encoded by the coding sequence ATGTCATCACATCATATCGTTAGAGAAAAACAGGAGCCAGCGCTGTATATCCATCATTTGGGCGCTTTTAATGAAGAATATCTGGGACAATTGCTGGAATGGAGCCCAACCTTAATTGTCAATTCCTCTCTTTATGAGAAATTGATCAGTCTCGGGTTAAAGGTCGACATTGTGGTCAATGCTACTGGTCAGGATTTCTTTCAGGAGAATACAAAAGTAATTCAGGCTTCCACAAATGAACTCGATGCGGTCCTCGACTACCTGATTGCAGAGAAATATCCTGCGGTTAATGTCATTGATGAAAAGAGCAACCTGAGAGAATTGGGAAGTTATATCTCAGAGATTAATGTCGTCGTCTTTACCGAAACGGAAAAAGCCTATGCCATTAAGTCCGGATTTAGCATTTGGAAGCCTAAAGGCAGCATCTTCCACATCGAAGTGGTCTCTTATTTTGAAACGAGTAACCTGAAACAAGATGAAAATGGTGATTTTAGTGTAATTAACGACGGCTTTGTTACGTTTAACTTTACAACACCTTATTTGTTTGTCAGTGAAAAGTTATGA
- a CDS encoding DUF5009 domain-containing protein: protein MTTIPLKDSAPRLVAIDALRAGVMVLMIFVNDLWTLTGIPSWLEHAPADANYMGLADVVFPAFLFIVGLSVPYAIQSRRKKGDHNLQLFFHISSRTVALLVMGFFHVNMESYSETASLSKPIWQILVTIGFFLVWLDYTSYKPALSKALKAIGILLLIGMAILFESDESSGIMAMKVQWWGILGLIGWAYFISSCVFLFSGGKLILQVTAFVFFLFFSAANNLGWLEFLSGVRPYLWIAGDGSMPALPLAGIITALLYRQFGSKSSRFWISVIAFSAILLLFGYLSNPVWGISKIRATPSWTSICAGITALTFALIVYLTEILNQRNWYLPIKAAGTSTLTCYLLPYIHYAFLTLLSIPQLPAFLRTGAIGLAKSLVYALIIVMITGLLEKKKIRLKI from the coding sequence ATGACCACCATACCATTAAAAGATTCAGCACCACGTCTGGTCGCTATTGATGCCCTAAGAGCAGGAGTAATGGTGCTCATGATCTTTGTTAACGACCTCTGGACATTAACTGGGATTCCATCCTGGCTGGAACATGCGCCGGCAGATGCAAATTATATGGGACTTGCCGATGTCGTATTTCCTGCGTTTTTATTTATCGTTGGCTTATCTGTACCCTATGCGATTCAAAGCAGACGAAAAAAAGGAGACCATAACCTGCAGCTGTTTTTTCACATCTCTTCCCGAACGGTCGCTTTGTTGGTCATGGGATTCTTTCATGTAAATATGGAAAGCTATAGTGAGACGGCAAGTCTGAGCAAACCAATCTGGCAGATTTTAGTGACCATTGGCTTCTTCCTGGTTTGGTTGGATTATACTTCCTATAAACCAGCTTTAAGCAAAGCTTTAAAAGCAATAGGTATTCTCTTGCTGATTGGGATGGCCATTTTGTTTGAAAGTGATGAATCTTCTGGAATCATGGCGATGAAAGTACAATGGTGGGGTATTTTAGGCCTGATTGGCTGGGCTTATTTTATTTCCAGTTGTGTGTTTCTCTTCTCTGGCGGAAAGCTGATATTACAGGTTACGGCATTTGTGTTTTTCCTTTTTTTTAGTGCTGCCAATAATCTGGGCTGGCTGGAATTTCTTTCCGGAGTACGTCCATACCTTTGGATTGCCGGAGATGGATCTATGCCTGCATTGCCCCTCGCGGGAATTATCACGGCGTTACTTTATCGGCAATTTGGAAGTAAAAGCTCCAGGTTCTGGATCAGTGTCATCGCATTTAGTGCAATATTACTCCTGTTTGGCTATTTGAGCAATCCAGTCTGGGGAATCTCAAAAATAAGGGCTACACCATCCTGGACAAGCATCTGTGCGGGAATCACTGCGCTTACTTTTGCCCTGATTGTTTACCTGACGGAGATCTTAAACCAACGGAATTGGTATTTGCCAATTAAGGCTGCGGGAACAAGCACATTGACCTGTTATCTGTTGCCTTATATTCATTATGCATTCCTAACGCTGCTCAGCATTCCTCAACTGCCGGCCTTCTTACGAACAGGGGCAATTGGTTTGGCTAAGTCCTTAGTATATGCCTTGATTATTGTGATGATTACCGGACTGTTGGAAAAGAAAAAGATCAGGCTAAAAATTTAA
- a CDS encoding GNAT family N-acetyltransferase encodes MILLRKGKERDLPVIQEIARLTWGPAYGAIISQEQIDYMLEKMYNKGVLLEQLLEGCVFLIAEIKAKDVGFASYSVIDPIHKIYKLHKLYVLPECHGKGVGKFLINEVLDKVKAEGGLRLELNVNRENKAKDFYESAGFIIKETVNLDIGNGFFMNDYVMQKTI; translated from the coding sequence ATGATCCTGCTTAGGAAAGGAAAAGAGAGAGACCTTCCGGTCATTCAGGAAATTGCCCGCTTAACCTGGGGGCCTGCTTATGGCGCAATTATAAGCCAGGAGCAGATCGATTACATGTTGGAAAAGATGTATAATAAAGGGGTTTTACTGGAGCAGCTTTTAGAAGGATGTGTATTCCTGATCGCAGAAATCAAGGCCAAAGACGTCGGTTTTGCATCTTACTCAGTTATAGATCCTATCCATAAAATCTATAAGTTACACAAACTTTATGTTTTGCCTGAATGCCATGGGAAGGGCGTGGGGAAATTTCTGATCAACGAAGTTCTGGATAAAGTAAAAGCAGAAGGTGGCTTACGACTGGAGTTGAATGTTAACCGGGAAAATAAGGCTAAAGATTTTTATGAAAGCGCAGGCTTTATCATAAAAGAAACCGTTAACCTTGATATCGGCAACGGTTTCTTTATGAATGATTATGTGATGCAAAAGACGATCTAA
- a CDS encoding glycosyl hydrolase family 18 protein: MGNIKYLVLSLLLLACIVGCKKGKEADYDDNFHPRIIDNGGVFTSPSRIIFQGQSAIYSGLAFSPKPMEKTKISWKLNNKEVSTDTAFTFTPEAGGEYEIKVEATYNGQTSTRISKVLVSPSTYTPKTFTNVAVAYLTENATAASVDYATVTHIVYTGARVTPTGAVDFSKGNQAQNLDEQVARAHINKVPLLLGVTGTLSGVDGWSLYNNADFGAVIGDPAKRAALATTVAQYVTDHKIDGVDILMTDLGNDDGAVTTKSMQSIGPFLTLLRAALPTQILTVSVTTNYLHWDYPVADFSKADWVNVHAYEDGIHVGPNAPLGQPSGFDFMVAGADIWKNKMPKEKIVIGIPAFGLRFNEVNAAGNNLGWGSYDYMPFKDIMAADPNAYNKEKAEIKFGVYYNGIPLVDKKTAYIKANGFKGAYLYAGDYDVKGANSLMGAIYKTLN, from the coding sequence ATGGGAAATATAAAATACTTAGTGCTATCCCTCCTTTTACTGGCCTGTATCGTTGGATGTAAAAAAGGAAAGGAAGCCGATTACGATGATAATTTTCATCCCAGGATTATAGACAATGGAGGGGTTTTTACCAGCCCGAGCAGAATCATATTCCAGGGGCAGTCGGCCATATATTCAGGTTTGGCTTTTTCTCCAAAACCAATGGAGAAAACCAAGATTTCCTGGAAGCTGAACAATAAGGAAGTTTCTACCGATACGGCCTTTACTTTTACGCCTGAAGCAGGAGGAGAGTATGAAATTAAAGTAGAGGCGACCTATAATGGCCAGACCTCCACCCGGATTTCAAAGGTGCTGGTGAGTCCCTCCACCTATACGCCAAAAACTTTTACAAATGTAGCAGTAGCTTACCTGACAGAAAATGCGACGGCTGCAAGTGTAGACTATGCAACGGTAACGCATATTGTGTATACAGGGGCAAGGGTAACACCTACCGGGGCTGTTGATTTTTCGAAGGGGAATCAGGCTCAGAATCTTGATGAGCAGGTGGCCCGGGCGCACATTAATAAAGTGCCATTATTATTAGGAGTAACGGGAACCCTATCAGGAGTCGATGGCTGGTCGCTTTATAACAATGCTGATTTTGGTGCTGTCATCGGTGATCCGGCGAAAAGAGCCGCGCTGGCAACAACCGTAGCTCAATATGTAACGGACCACAAAATAGATGGTGTAGATATCCTCATGACAGATCTGGGAAATGACGATGGGGCAGTGACCACAAAAAGCATGCAGTCTATAGGTCCTTTTTTAACGCTGCTTCGTGCAGCCCTGCCTACACAAATATTAACGGTTTCTGTGACGACCAATTATTTGCATTGGGATTATCCGGTAGCAGACTTCAGTAAAGCAGATTGGGTAAATGTACATGCCTATGAAGATGGCATCCATGTTGGTCCGAATGCACCGCTAGGTCAGCCTTCCGGTTTTGATTTTATGGTTGCAGGGGCTGATATCTGGAAAAATAAGATGCCTAAAGAAAAAATTGTCATCGGGATTCCTGCATTTGGTTTACGCTTCAATGAGGTCAATGCAGCAGGAAATAATCTTGGTTGGGGCTCTTATGATTATATGCCTTTTAAAGATATTATGGCGGCAGACCCCAACGCTTACAACAAAGAAAAAGCGGAGATTAAATTTGGTGTATATTACAATGGCATTCCTTTGGTGGATAAAAAAACAGCTTACATTAAGGCGAACGGGTTTAAAGGTGCTTACCTCTATGCCGGCGATTATGATGTAAAGGGCGCAAATTCCTTAATGGGTGCTATTTATAAAACACTAAACTAA
- a CDS encoding DUF4407 domain-containing protein codes for MNTISRFFWFCSGAHISTLEKHPTEHNKYIGIGATIFFTGLFAALSGGYAMYFVFKGDTAAVLFALFFGLIWGLAIFNMDRYIVSSINKSSSTNKQILQATPRILLAIMIGIVISRPLELKIFDKEIKERLKVSYLNNQRSKIDTLNAAFGNKYKIEMDKLNGVKAERDSLASAIKADRQKLNFEIFGNKTTETSGVMGYGPYAKRKEAELKQREQNLDTLTADVRALEKFVDGRKQFDGLMTEKLYTGKQLDSLTSIAGFADRNWALGQLSFNTDGTRDLNTSLAVTFIGLLFIFFECLPVFVKLMSSSGPYDHSVQNQESSQVHESDKDKDYEIAVVDGVHDTRVATEITRRKRQLTHPPSEEE; via the coding sequence ATGAACACGATATCCCGCTTCTTTTGGTTTTGCTCCGGGGCACATATTTCTACGCTTGAAAAACACCCGACTGAGCATAATAAGTATATTGGAATAGGTGCTACCATTTTCTTTACCGGATTATTTGCAGCACTATCAGGTGGTTACGCCATGTATTTCGTCTTCAAAGGTGATACGGCGGCCGTTCTTTTTGCCCTATTTTTTGGTCTGATCTGGGGACTCGCCATCTTTAATATGGACCGTTATATCGTGTCGAGCATCAACAAGAGCTCCAGTACGAATAAGCAAATTCTACAGGCTACACCCAGAATTTTACTCGCCATTATGATCGGGATCGTCATCTCCCGTCCACTGGAATTGAAAATCTTTGACAAAGAGATCAAAGAGCGCCTTAAAGTGAGTTACCTCAATAATCAACGGTCAAAGATTGATACACTGAATGCCGCTTTCGGGAATAAATATAAGATCGAGATGGACAAGCTGAATGGGGTAAAAGCAGAAAGGGACTCCCTGGCAAGCGCCATAAAGGCCGACCGTCAGAAGTTAAACTTCGAAATTTTCGGGAATAAAACCACGGAAACATCGGGTGTAATGGGCTATGGTCCTTATGCGAAACGAAAGGAAGCAGAACTGAAGCAAAGAGAGCAGAATCTGGATACGTTAACCGCAGATGTCAGGGCTTTGGAAAAATTTGTAGACGGAAGAAAGCAATTTGACGGACTCATGACGGAAAAACTGTATACCGGAAAACAACTCGACAGCCTGACCAGTATTGCCGGCTTTGCAGACCGCAACTGGGCCCTCGGACAACTGAGCTTCAATACCGATGGAACAAGAGATCTGAATACCTCCCTGGCAGTCACCTTCATTGGTCTGCTGTTTATCTTTTTTGAATGCCTTCCCGTTTTTGTAAAACTGATGAGCAGCAGTGGTCCTTACGACCATTCCGTTCAAAACCAGGAAAGCAGCCAGGTTCATGAGTCGGACAAGGATAAAGACTATGAAATTGCAGTCGTCGATGGCGTTCATGATACTCGTGTCGCGACAGAAATCACGAGAAGAAAAAGACAGCTGACTCATCCTCCTTCAGAAGAGGAATAA
- a CDS encoding sigma-70 family RNA polymerase sigma factor, which translates to MDDHRRSIIKNWKLLVEGEKQGLYTCFNLFYDDLYRFGLSLYRDPELIKESIQNLFIELWAIRDKLADVGNIQQYVFTIYKRIIYKTHQKSFSNDPDRKLPLEEVEEEMLSVKSYESILIASQEDEYLKKRLKYALAKLTPRQKEIILMRYFECLSFKDIAHKTLLTERTVYNTLHSAISALRENLLFIWPFF; encoded by the coding sequence ATGGATGATCATCGCCGCAGTATCATAAAGAACTGGAAGCTATTAGTGGAAGGGGAAAAACAAGGGCTGTATACCTGCTTTAACCTTTTTTACGATGATTTATACCGCTTTGGCCTGTCCTTATACCGGGATCCGGAATTGATTAAAGAAAGCATTCAAAACCTGTTTATAGAACTTTGGGCAATCCGGGATAAGCTGGCTGATGTAGGAAACATTCAACAGTATGTTTTTACGATCTATAAGCGGATCATCTATAAGACTCATCAAAAATCATTCAGCAATGACCCTGACCGTAAGCTGCCACTGGAAGAGGTCGAGGAGGAGATGCTCAGCGTAAAATCTTATGAATCCATCTTAATCGCCAGTCAGGAAGATGAGTACCTTAAAAAGAGGTTAAAGTATGCCCTTGCGAAGTTAACCCCACGACAGAAGGAGATTATTCTGATGCGTTATTTTGAATGCCTCTCTTTTAAAGATATTGCACACAAAACGCTGTTGACGGAAAGAACGGTTTACAATACCCTTCATAGTGCCATTAGCGCTTTGCGTGAAAATCTTCTTTTTATCTGGCCTTTCTTTTAA